From the Osmerus eperlanus chromosome 19, fOsmEpe2.1, whole genome shotgun sequence genome, one window contains:
- the ptrh2 gene encoding peptidyl-tRNA hydrolase 2, mitochondrial — protein sequence MDSLYGQIAVGILAGVGCGLCLGWHFRARFGNSSRAVISAVGNGTGNETSVMGESGEFKMILVVRSDLKMGKGKVAAQCSHAAVSAYKQVQRRNPELLKQWEYCGQPKVVVKTNDEDSLLELLTHAKEVGLPVSLIQDAGRTQIAPGSRTVLGIGPGPADLVDKVTGHLKLY from the coding sequence ATGGATTCACTGTACGGACAGATAGCTGTGGGTATATTGGCTGGAGTGGGCTGTGGACTTTGTCTTGGATGGCACTTTCGCGCTCGCTTCGGCAACTCTTCCAGGGCTGTCATCTCAGCTGTCGGAAACGGCACTGGAAATGAAACAAGTGTCATGGGAGAAAGCGGCGAATTCAAAATGATTCTTGTGGTTCGATCCGACCTGAAGATGGGAAAGGGTAAAGTTGCGGCTCAGTGCTCGCACGCAGCTGTGTCAGCCTACAAGCAAGTGCAACGCAGAAACCCGGAGCTCTTGAAACAGTGGGAATACTGTGGCCAGCCCAAGGTGGTGGTGAAGACCAATGACGAGGACAGTTtgttagagctgctgacccaTGCTAAAGAGGTTGGGCTGCCCGTCAGTCTGATCCAAGACGCAGGGAGGACGCAGATTGCACCAGGATCACGCACTGTGCTCGGCATTGGTCCTGGCCCTGCGGATCTTGTGGACAAAGTCACCGGACACTTGAAGCTGTATTGA